From one Deferribacterota bacterium genomic stretch:
- a CDS encoding endonuclease — translation MRKKLLFILLNILIPLNLIATTFKVATYNVENLFDLYYNNREYPEYIPFTGFRWNEDTFHKKINNIAKVLCDLDADIVALQEIESPYVLNTLVKKINEKGCKNYKYKSIVDDNYKIPIRSAILSTFPIVESSDINIEGDYRDILKVTVKINDAKLLIYVNHWPSKRYPESHRVYTARKLLEDLKNLKKGTDYIILGDFNSNYNEYLTFRYNRLFNKLNNTKGITGINHILKTVEGGQLVDKFFIINRDYPFYHYNLWLELPKHERYSYIFRNRKETPDNIILSPYLFDNKSISYIDRSFNVFKKSYLFKDSEIFRWQRAKSGKAWHLGKGYSDHLPIYANFNDKPFKLKQDFNDIKTTNIKDLYKIKKAEFKAILKDCVIIYKNNYSCILKRKNDRAIYCYKCLDRFGLNGIYDILIHKLKNFHGLTEIVSATVINYKGKEKKISDYYLKCNKETDFNANINEVCSKVVGLYKDGYLYIGEKKIKLYTKKHIKLKNNKKILLKKVRIS, via the coding sequence ATGAGAAAAAAACTCTTATTTATCCTTTTAAATATTTTAATACCCCTTAATTTAATTGCCACAACCTTTAAAGTAGCCACTTATAATGTAGAGAACTTGTTTGACCTTTATTATAATAATAGAGAATACCCTGAATATATCCCCTTTACTGGCTTTAGATGGAATGAAGACACTTTCCATAAAAAAATAAATAATATAGCAAAGGTATTATGTGATTTGGATGCAGATATTGTAGCTTTACAAGAAATTGAATCACCCTATGTATTAAATACATTAGTAAAAAAAATAAATGAAAAGGGATGCAAAAATTATAAATATAAGTCAATTGTTGATGATAATTATAAAATACCTATAAGAAGTGCTATTTTATCAACTTTTCCTATTGTAGAAAGCAGTGATATCAATATAGAGGGAGACTATAGAGATATATTAAAGGTCACTGTAAAAATAAATGATGCAAAATTATTAATATATGTCAATCACTGGCCTTCTAAGAGATATCCTGAAAGCCATAGGGTTTATACTGCAAGAAAACTCCTTGAGGATTTAAAAAATTTAAAGAAAGGGACTGATTATATAATTTTAGGTGATTTTAATTCTAATTATAATGAATATTTAACATTTAGATATAACAGACTTTTCAATAAATTAAACAATACAAAGGGCATAACAGGGATTAATCATATTCTAAAGACAGTAGAAGGCGGACAATTAGTGGATAAATTTTTTATAATTAACAGAGACTATCCCTTTTATCATTACAATCTGTGGCTAGAATTACCTAAACATGAAAGATATTCCTACATATTTAGAAACAGAAAAGAAACACCTGATAATATTATTTTATCACCCTACTTGTTTGATAATAAAAGTATCTCTTACATAGATAGATCTTTTAATGTTTTTAAAAAAAGTTATCTATTTAAAGATAGTGAGATTTTTAGATGGCAAAGGGCAAAATCAGGAAAGGCATGGCATTTAGGAAAGGGTTATTCAGATCATTTACCTATTTATGCAAATTTTAATGATAAACCCTTTAAACTAAAGCAGGACTTTAATGATATTAAAACCACAAATATTAAAGATCTCTATAAAATAAAAAAAGCTGAATTTAAAGCTATATTAAAAGATTGTGTAATAATATATAAAAATAATTATAGTTGTATTTTAAAAAGAAAAAATGATAGAGCTATATACTGTTATAAATGCTTAGATAGATTTGGTTTAAACGGTATCTACGATATACTTATACATAAACTAAAAAATTTTCATGGATTAACAGAGATTGTTTCAGCAACAGTTATTAATTATAAAGGCAAAGAAAAAAAGATTAGTGATTATTATTTAAAGTGTAATAAGGAAACAGATTTTAATGCAAATATCAATGAGGTTTGTTCAAAGGTAGTTGGTTTATATAAAGATGGATATCTATATATAGGTGAGAAAAAGATTAAATTATATACTAAAAAACATATAAAATTGAAAAATAATAAAAAAATACTGTTAAAAAAAGTTAGAATATCCT
- the cysS gene encoding cysteine--tRNA ligase, which yields MIKLYNTLTEKKEEFIPINPNEVKMYVCGVTVYDYCHIGHARSAVIFDVIRRYFKYKNYKITFVKNFTDIDDKIIKRSKELNIPWHKLAAKFIEEHNRDMDELNVERPDIAPKATEYIDDMINICRILLEKGFAYEVDGNIYFRVKKFKEYGKLSHRKLKDMLAGARIEVDERKEFALDFALWKKSKEDEPSFPSPWGDGRPGWHIECTAMGAKLLGLPFDIHGGGKDLIFPHHENEIAQTEASFDKPLANYWLHNGFVNINKEKMSKSLGNFFLIRDITKEFSPEVLRLYLISSHYRKPLDFTFEYLLNYEKIVERFYLLLRKIEDFKPSKKASQDNVSLNEIFLDFNKDFDNAMDDDFNTPIALVATNELIKNINKLTDQKLNPQTFSSLKEKFYDAVKKINNILGIFYKQPEEWFDENLSIDKERLYKLINERNEARKQKNYALADKIRDELLNYGINLHDTPDGTKYTSRKIHKFIEK from the coding sequence GTAATACGCAGGTATTTTAAATATAAAAATTATAAAATAACTTTTGTTAAAAATTTCACTGATATAGATGATAAAATAATAAAGAGAAGTAAAGAGTTAAATATTCCTTGGCATAAATTGGCAGCTAAATTTATAGAGGAACACAATAGAGATATGGATGAGCTCAATGTTGAAAGACCTGATATTGCCCCAAAAGCTACAGAATATATCGATGATATGATAAACATATGTAGGATTCTACTAGAAAAAGGTTTTGCATATGAAGTAGATGGTAATATATATTTTAGGGTAAAAAAATTTAAAGAATACGGTAAGCTTTCACATAGAAAACTTAAGGATATGTTAGCTGGGGCAAGGATTGAGGTAGATGAAAGAAAAGAGTTTGCCCTAGATTTTGCACTGTGGAAAAAAAGTAAGGAAGATGAGCCTTCTTTCCCCTCTCCATGGGGGGATGGTAGGCCTGGTTGGCACATTGAATGTACTGCTATGGGTGCAAAATTATTGGGGCTACCCTTTGATATACATGGTGGTGGTAAAGACCTTATATTTCCACATCATGAAAACGAGATAGCACAAACTGAGGCGTCTTTTGATAAACCTCTTGCTAATTATTGGCTACACAATGGTTTTGTAAATATTAATAAAGAGAAGATGTCAAAATCTCTAGGTAATTTTTTCTTAATAAGAGATATAACAAAAGAATTCTCCCCTGAAGTGCTTAGATTATATTTGATATCTAGTCATTACAGAAAACCTCTAGATTTTACCTTTGAATATCTTTTAAATTATGAAAAAATAGTAGAAAGATTCTATTTATTATTAAGAAAAATTGAAGATTTTAAACCTTCAAAAAAGGCTAGTCAGGATAACGTAAGTCTCAATGAAATATTTTTAGATTTTAATAAAGATTTTGATAATGCAATGGATGATGATTTTAATACACCAATAGCGCTTGTAGCTACAAATGAATTGATAAAGAATATAAATAAGCTAACAGATCAAAAATTAAACCCCCAAACATTTTCAAGTTTAAAGGAAAAATTCTATGATGCTGTAAAAAAGATAAATAATATATTAGGTATATTTTATAAACAACCAGAGGAATGGTTTGATGAGAACCTATCCATAGATAAAGAGAGATTATATAAACTTATTAATGAAAGAAATGAGGCTAGGAAACAAAAAAATTATGCATTAGCTGATAAAATCAGAGATGAGTTGTTAAACTATGGTATAAACCTTCACGATACACCAGATGGAACAAAATATACATCAAGAAAGATACACAAGTTTATCGAGAAATGA
- a CDS encoding GDP-mannose 4,6-dehydratase, giving the protein MKILVTGSAGFIGFWLSKALLEKGFLVYGLDNLNEYYDVKLKFNRLNNLKNYANFFFQKIDLSDLASLDNLFRENNFNTIINIAARAGVRYSLLNPYIYYETNVLGTLNLLNLSKKYNTEQFIQASTSSVYSYVKPPFSENDKTDKPISPYAATKKSAELLCFTYHHLHKLNITILRFFTVYGPSGRPDMSIFNFIEHIKNNREITIFGDGTQKRDFTYIEDIIDGILNSLNLTGFNIINLGNNKPKELNYIITLIENSLNKKAKIKYKPFNNADMFETWADIELAKKILNWNPKTSIEKGIEKTATWHMENDDFLRKLTLP; this is encoded by the coding sequence ATGAAGATTCTTGTAACAGGATCGGCTGGTTTTATTGGTTTCTGGCTCAGTAAAGCTTTGTTAGAAAAAGGTTTTTTGGTTTATGGTTTAGATAATCTAAATGAATACTACGATGTAAAATTAAAATTTAATAGATTAAATAATCTAAAAAATTACGCTAATTTTTTTTTCCAAAAAATTGACTTATCTGATTTAGCTTCATTGGACAATCTATTTAGAGAAAATAATTTTAATACCATAATAAATATAGCAGCACGAGCAGGGGTTAGATATAGTTTGTTAAATCCATATATTTATTATGAAACAAATGTTTTAGGCACACTAAATTTGCTTAATTTATCTAAAAAATACAATACTGAGCAATTTATTCAGGCTTCAACTTCTAGTGTATATTCTTATGTAAAACCACCTTTCAGTGAAAATGATAAAACTGACAAACCTATCTCACCATATGCTGCAACAAAAAAATCTGCTGAATTATTATGTTTTACTTATCACCATTTACATAAATTAAATATTACAATTTTAAGGTTTTTCACTGTTTACGGACCAAGTGGAAGACCCGATATGAGCATCTTTAATTTTATTGAACATATAAAAAATAATAGAGAGATAACCATTTTTGGGGATGGTACTCAAAAAAGGGATTTTACATATATTGAGGACATAATAGATGGTATCCTTAACTCCCTTAATCTAACTGGCTTTAATATTATAAACCTAGGAAATAATAAACCTAAAGAATTAAATTATATTATAACACTAATTGAAAACTCTTTGAATAAAAAAGCTAAAATAAAATATAAACCCTTTAATAATGCTGATATGTTTGAGACATGGGCAGATATAGAATTGGCCAAAAAAATACTAAACTGGAATCCAAAAACTAGTATAGAAAAAGGAATTGAAAAAACCGCCACATGGCATATGGAGAATGATGATTTTTTGAGAAAACTAACCTTACCATGA